GTGCCAAACGTCGCGTACTGCCTGATGTCACGCTGCGTGCGCTCGACGGCAGCAGCGCGACCCTGCGTTCGCTCTTGGCACCGCAGGTGACCGTCGTCGTGTTCTGGAGTACCGACTGTGGCCCCGCAGTGGATGCGCTGGGCGAGATTCAACGCACCGCAACCGCATTGGCCAAGCGTGGCATTCGCGCGATGACGGTGGTCGAACAGGCGCAGTCCACGCCGGCGCTGCAAAGCGTGCTGCGCACGAAATCCTTCACGTTGCCGGTGTATCTCGATGTTGGCGGCAGCGCCGGCAAGGCGTTCAACAACTGGGGCACACCGCAGGCGTATCTGCTCGACGCCAAGGGAAATGTGATGTTCAGTGCGACATCGGATTTCGAGAGCGTCGCGTTGCGGGCGGAGGCTATGGTGCTGGCGGCGGAGGCCGGGCGGTGAGCGCCTGCTGAGTTTGTCGGGACGGCCCTCGGTTTTCAGGTGTAAGCGAACCGAACGGGTGCCCCTCGTGGCGCGATCATTGCTCCCGCAGTGATGCAGTAATGCGCCTGCCGACTCGTCGTGTCGACATGCGCCCGTCACGGAACGCCGCGCCCCGGGAGCACGCGACATGTCACCACACGACGAGTACGATCTCAGCCGCCGACATTTTCTGGTGGTTGGTGCCAGCGCAGCAGCGGCATCGCAGCTCATGCCGTATGCGACCGCAGAGGCCGCAACGAATGCGCCGGCAGCAGCGCCAATGGCGAACGCGCTGATGAATGTGTCGTTTAAAGTGAATGGCCAAACGCACCAGCTCGCACTCGATACGCGCACGACATTGCTCGATGCGCTCCGTGAGCAGCTGAAGCTCACGGGCACCAAGAAAGGGTGCGACCATGGCCAGTGCGGAGCCTGCACCGTGATCGTGAACGGCGCGCGCATCAACTCGTGCCTCACGTTGGCCGTCATGCATGAGCGGGACACGATCACCACCATCGAAGGCCTCGGCACGCCCGACGCCATGCACCCGATGCAGTCGGCGTTCGTCAAGCACGATGGCTATCAATGCGGATACTGCACACCGGGGCAGATCTGCT
This region of Gemmatimonas groenlandica genomic DNA includes:
- the paoA gene encoding aldehyde dehydrogenase iron-sulfur subunit PaoA, whose amino-acid sequence is MSPHDEYDLSRRHFLVVGASAAAASQLMPYATAEAATNAPAAAPMANALMNVSFKVNGQTHQLALDTRTTLLDALREQLKLTGTKKGCDHGQCGACTVIVNGARINSCLTLAVMHERDTITTIEGLGTPDAMHPMQSAFVKHDGYQCGYCTPGQICSAVAVLDEIKQGIPSHVTANLMVKPAVTAAELRERMSGNICRCAAYSNIVDAISDVAGATT